The window CGGGAGCGCAACGGCGTATGGCGCGCCTTCCTCGGGTCGGGTGATCGCGTCCGCCATACGACGCAGTCCCGGCGCGCGATGGAGACCGCGGTGGTCGCCGACCTGCGCGCGACTGCTGGCCGGTACCCGGATGACCAGCAACTGCGGCGCCTGGTCACAGAGTTGTGCACGAACAGCGAACGGTTCGCCGAACTGTGGGATGCGGGCGCCTTGGGTCAGCACGAGGCTGCGCGCAAGACCATCGATCACCCGCAGGTGGGCTCCCTGACGCTGGACTGCGATGTGCTCAGCGTGGCGGGCAGCGACCTGCGCATCATGATCTACACGGCTGAGCCCGGCACCCAGGACACCGAACGCCTGGAGCTCCTCGCCGTCCTCGGCACCCAGACACTCGTCGGATAGCCGCCCTGCCGCAACCGCGACTGCCTCGCGGCCATCGTCCTCAGGTCACCGGCCTGCGGGTGGCGAGACAAGGTGAGTCGTCCTGGCGAACGGAACCCGCGCCTGCCTTGCGGTTCCGTTCGAGCCACGGGCCGGTCAGCAGGCGCCACCGTGAGCGCGAACCTTCCTACTTGTCGTGCTGTCGGCGCACCATCTCGGTGATCCAGACGGGCGCGAACGGAGACGTACAGCCCGGGGAAGTCGGGTAGTCCTTGAGCACCTCCAGGCGCTCACCGATGTCGATCGCGCGGGTGCGGTGCTCGGCGTGCTCGATCCCGATCTGAGCCAGACAGTGGTTCATCGCCCACTGCAGGCGAGCCGGGGCCTCTTTCATCTGCGCCTCGATGACGTCGAGCAGTCCTGCGAGGTCGAGGCCCTCGGGCTTCTTCGCCACGCGTTCGGTGGTCAACGCCCAGCCGGCACTCGCGACCACCGGATCCGGATCGGCGGACCAGGCCAGGCGCAGCTCTTCGGAGTGCGGGTTCTTCTTCACCACGTAGTTCACGAGCCAGTCGTGCACCTTGGGTGTGCGCGCCTCGCGCAACATGACGTCCAACTCGTCACGCTCGAACGCCTTCGGGCGGCAGATCAGGATCGCCAGCAGTCTCGCCGCGGTGTCATCCGTCTCCCAGAGCCGGCTCGCGAGTTCCTGCTGCGTCTTCAGCCGCTTCGCGAGCGCGCGCAGCTTGCTGAGGTTCACACCGTGATCGTCACCGTGTTTCTCGTTCACCTCGCGTGTCTTCGGGTCCTCGAGTTCGGCCAGCTCGGCCATCACCTCGGCCACCGTCGTCTCGGTCAGCGCCGTCTCGGCCACCTCAGCCTCCTGTCCATCACGTGCGCGATTCAGCCTACGACGGAAGTCGGCCTCCTGGCGTACACGCCGTTCGGCGGCAGCAGCCAGCGGGTGTGCCGGTGCACCCCGAGCCGCCGCGCGATGGCCGACAGCGTGATGTCGTCGAGCCGCAGCGGGCTGACCGCCCGCTTCGCCGCCTGGCTGGTGGGCTTGGCCCGTGGCGGCGCGAAGCCGTCAGTGACGCACACGAGGCCTTCCCTTGATTCAGTTGCTCGGTCGCTGCTGATCTTGGAAGGCCCCGCGCTCCGTCTCGCCCTCGCGCCATGCCGTGGACCCGGACACCGCGAGCCGGCTCACCAGGTTCATGTACGAGAGCCAAAAAATCGGATGGCGATGTCGAGAACCCACGGCCGGCTCCGTCCCCGGGGTGAACGCGACCACAATGGGTCGCACGAGCACAGAGGAGAAACACGATGGCCAAGTACTTGCTGCTGAAGCACTACCGCGGCGCCCCGGCTGCGGTCAACGACGTGCCGATGGACCAGTGGACGCCGGA is drawn from Streptomyces sp. NBC_01717 and contains these coding sequences:
- a CDS encoding DNA alkylation repair protein, producing MAELAELEDPKTREVNEKHGDDHGVNLSKLRALAKRLKTQQELASRLWETDDTAARLLAILICRPKAFERDELDVMLREARTPKVHDWLVNYVVKKNPHSEELRLAWSADPDPVVASAGWALTTERVAKKPEGLDLAGLLDVIEAQMKEAPARLQWAMNHCLAQIGIEHAEHRTRAIDIGERLEVLKDYPTSPGCTSPFAPVWITEMVRRQHDK